A part of Aspergillus oryzae RIB40 DNA, chromosome 7 genomic DNA contains:
- a CDS encoding putative C4-dicarboxylate transporter/malic acid transport protein (predicted protein), which translates to MPKPGNDGYRTPTIEDAESFIAVQRNGNSLYPFAGAWARQAHSSALEALHSTPCRKPEDDAVANVNGVHPHSETDCSAVSLSWKQRIRHFTWAFFTLTMATGGIANVLHAIPYRFRGLQIIGVIFFLFNILLYVIIWSLLVMRFYHYPYTFKASFLHPTESLFVPASIVSFGTILINISQYGPDNTGPWLAHVVGILFWIDACLAIIFSAGIYLLLWSTQTFTIAQMTPIWIFPAYPLLIIGPHAGILSSKLEPSRSLPIIIGGVTIQGVGFLVSLMVYSAFIYRLMSQKLPRENVRPGMFVSIGPSAFTVAGVVNMAANAKRCFPDDFMDNGPLAAEVIRVVVNFAALWLWGLAIFFFFIASFAHWSAIGPGRMVFSMGWFSFVFPNTALITATFAIGHAFSCKPILIIGCVMVVPLILMYIFVCYMMIRAIALRQILWPQKGEDKDEGGFEINEIKPESPGNHSPA; encoded by the exons ATGCCGAAGCCCGGCAACGATGGCTACCGTACCCCCACAATTGAGGATGCCGAGAGTTTTATTGCAGTGCAAAGGAATGGTAACTCGCTTTATCCGTTCGCTGGGGCCTGGGCACGCCAGGCTCATTCCTCGGCGCTGGAAGCATTGCATAGCACCCCGTGCCGCAAgcctgaagatgatgctgtcGCGAATGTAAATGGTGTGCATCCTCACAGCGAGACCGACTGTTCGGCCGTAAGTCTCAGCTGGAAACAACGGATACGTCACTTTACCTGGGCATTTTTCACATTGACAATGGCAACTGGCGGGATTGCCAATGTTCTGCATGCCA TACCCTATAGATTCCGAGGTCTGCAGATAATCGgtgtcattttcttcctattCAATATCCTATTATATGTCATAATATGGAGCCTGCTAGTTATGCGGTTTTATCATTATCCTTATACATTCAAAGCATCATTCTTGCATCCAACAGAGTCCCTTTTTGTCCCAGCCTCGATAGTTTCGTTCGGAACAATTCTGATAAATATTTCGCAATACGGGCCAGACAATACAGGACCTTGGCTTGCACATGTTGTCGGGATATTATTCTGGATTGATGCCTGTCTGGCTATCATATTCTCGGCCGGCATATATCTCCTGCT GTGGTCAACGCAGACTTTCACCATCGCCCAAATGACACCAATTTGGATATTTCCTGCATACCCTTTGCTGATAATCGGTCCCCATGCTGGTATCCTAAGCTCAAAGCTGGAACCTTCCCGCTCATTGCCGATTATAATTGGTGGCGTAACTATTCAGGGAGTTGGTTTTCTAGTGTCCCTGATGGTGTATTCCGCCTTCATATATAGACTTATGTCGCAAAAACTCCCAAGGGAGAACGTTCGACCCGGCATGTTTGTTTCTATCGGCCCTAGTGCTTTCACAGTAGCTGGAGTCGTGAACATGGCTGCCAATGCTAAAAGGTGTTTTCCTGATGATTTCATGGACAATGGACCATTGGCCGCAGAGGTTATAAGAGTAGTTGTCAACTTTGCTGCCTTGTGGCTATGGGG CTTGGctatttttttcttcttcatagcGAGTTTTGCTCATTGGTCAGCTATAGGGCCTGGTCGGATGGTCTTTAGTATGGGATGGTTCTCATTTGTTTTTCCAAACACGGCGCTGATCACAGCGACATTCGCTATTGGCCACGCATTTTCCTGCAAGCCAATTCTAATTATTGGATGTGTTATGGTCGTTCCCCTCATACTAATGTACATATTCGTTTGCTATATGATGATCCGTGCCATCGCGTTACGCCAAATTCTCTGGCCACAGAAAGGTGAGGATAAAGACGAGGGTGGATTTGAGATCAATGAGATCAAGCCGGAATCTCCAGGCAATCATAGTCCTGCTTGA
- a CDS encoding succinate--CoA ligase (GDP-forming) subunit beta (succinyl-CoA synthetase, beta subunit), translating to MFKLARSRPIAAAFRAATESSVQSRICQQQRNLSIHEHLSAKLLKSYGVGMPKGEVAYSAEEAEAVAKSLGNDDMVIKAQVLAGGRGKGSFDNGLKGGVRVIYSPTEAKMFAGQMIGHKLITKQTGAAGRLCNAVYICERKFARREFYLAVLMDRQSQSPVIVASSQGGMDIEAVAKETPEAIITTPIDIKVGVTDEIAGKIATELGFSEQCITEAKDTIQKLYKVFMEKDATQIEINPLSETSDHQVMAMDAKLGFDDNADFRQKEVFSWRDTTQEDADEVKAAEHGLNFIKLDGDIGCLGKNGNGLLVSSMLITDLVNGAGLAMATMDIIKLNGGNPANFLDVGGGATPAAIKSAFELITSDPKVSAIFVNIFGGIVRCDAIAQGLINVVNEMGLRTPIVARLQGTNMEQAHKLLNESGLKIFSIEDLQNAAEKSVQFSKVVKMAREIDVGVEFTLGI from the exons ATGTTCAAGCTCGCCCGCAGCAGGCCAATCGCGGCAGCTTTTAGAGCTGCGACG GAGTCTTCCGTTCAATCTCGCATTTGCCAGCAACAGAGAAACCTGTCGATCCATGAACATTTGTCCGCGAAGCTCCTCAAGTCG TATGGTGTAGGAATGCCCAAGGGCGAGGTCGCTTACTCTGCGGAGGAAGCCGAAGCTGTTGCCAAGTCCCTTG GCAATGATGACATGGTCATCAAGGCTCAAGTTCTTGCTGGTGGTCGCGGTAAGGGTAGTTTTGATAATGGTCTCAAGGGCGGTGTACGCGTTATCTACTC ACCTACCGAAGCCAAGATGTTCGCTGGCCAAATGATCGGACACAAACTCATTACGAAGCAGACCGGTGCTGCCGGCCGTCTTTGTAATGCTGTGTATATCTGCGAGCGCAAGTTCGCTCGCCGTGAGTTCTACCTAGCCGTTCTCATGGATCGCCAGTCACAGAGCCCCGTCATTGTCGCCTCCTCACAAGGCGGTATGGACATTGAGGCCGTTGCCAAGGAAACCCCCGAAGCTATCATCACCACTCCCATCGACATTAAGGTCGGTGTTACTGATGAGATTGCTGGCAAGATTGCTACTGAGCTCGGTTTCTCCGAGCAGTGCATCACGGAGGCTAAGGACACTATTCAAAAGCTTTACAAGGtcttcatggagaaggatgctACTCAGATCGAGATCAACCCTCTGTCAGAGACCTCCGACCACCAGGTTATGGCCATGGATGCCAAGTTGGGCTTTGATGACAACGCAGACTTCAGACAAAAGGAAGTGTTCTCGTGGAGAGACACCACCCAAGAAGACGCTGATGAGGTCAAGGCTGCTGA GCACGGATTGAACTTCATCAAACTCGATGGTGATATCGGCTGCTTGGGTAAGAACGGCAATGGGTTGCTCGTCTCTTCTATGCTAATTACAGATCTAGTTAACGGTGCTGGTCTCGCCATGGCTACtatggatatcatcaagctTAACGGTGGTAACCCCGCCAACTTCCtcgatgttggtggtggtgccaCCCCTGCTGCCATCAAGTCTGCTTTCGAGCTTATTACCAGCGATCCCAAGGTGTCGGCCATCTTTGTCAACATCTTTGGCGGTATTGTTCGCTGTGACGCCATCGCTCAGGGCTTGATCAATGTTGTGAACGAGATGGGACTGCGCACTCCTATTGTTGCGCGTTTGCAGGGTACCAACATGGAGCAGGCTCATAAACTG CTGAACGAGTCTGGTCTGAAGATCTTTTCCATTGAGGACCTTCAGAATGCCGCTGAGAAATCTGTTCAATTCTCGAAAGTTGTAAAGATGGCCCGTGAAATCGACGTGGGTGTTGAGTTTACTCTTGGTATCTAA
- a CDS encoding putative GTP binding protein (predicted protein) gives MLSKSLAFDAGWPSNDDIQALAQVQLRINQTLAEISGTPLFAEHYPLGSDLSLMLRSWLQRTEDQLQICSCVMLGNLARSDEVCQAMVQDLNIHRDLISIVKSDAKGAVLYAALGFLKNLAIAGDNRLHLGRAGIIPAVSQLWEYETVPQVQFAATSIVRQVIIASVENVSHLLENFPGDEDHRTYLSQLLLLFEKTDSTPIRTEIGRIIASICRTLIPKSREQDEEADAILKRLFGIHSGIAFPLGAMISQTQWPVVRSEGWFALALMASSQPGSGTALECLEKMDLFPTLEQSLSAESLGSADEANKLQLIKDRDNIIVLIQEILKQDTQPKIRYEAC, from the exons ATGCTCAGCAAATCCTTGGCTTTCGACGCAGGATGGCCCTCcaatgatgatattcaaGCACTGGCACAAGTTCAATTAAGGATTAACCAAACGCTAGCAGAGATATCTGGAACACCATTGTTCGCTGAACATTATCCCCTTGGCTCTGATCTTTCACTCATGCTGAGAAGCTGGTTACAGAGAACGGAGGATCAACTACAGATCTGTTCCTGTGTCATGTTAGGTAACTTGGCGCGCTCGGATGAAGTATGTCAAGCGATGGTTCAAGACCTGAATATTCACCGggatttgatatcaatcGTCAAGAGTGACGCTAAAGGGGCCGTCCTTTATGCTGCACTAGGATTCTTAAAGAATTTGGCAATCGCTGGAGATAATAGATTGCACCTGGGACGAGCTGGTATCATTCCTGCGGTCTCTCAACTCTGGGAATACGAAACGGTACCACAAGTTCAATTCGCAGCCACCAGCATCGTACGGCAGGTGATCATCGCTTCAGTTGAAAATGTATCCCACTTGCTAGAGAATTTTCCTGGGGACGAAGACCACAGAACTTATCTCTCGCAGTTACTTTTGCTGTTCGAGAAAACGGACTCCACCCCGATTAGAACTGAAATTGGACGCATCATAGCATCCATATGCCGTACTCTCATCCCAAAATCTCGtgaacaagatgaagaagcagatgccATCCTCAAGCGTCTCTTTGGTATTCACAGTGGCATTGCCTTCCCATTAGGTGCTATGATTTCTCAAACACAGTGGCCCGTTGTTCGGAGTGAAGGTTGGTTTGCCCTCGCATTGATGGCATCTAGCCAGCCGGGCTCTGGGACAGCTTTGGAATGTCTAGAGAAGATGGATCTGTTCCCAACCCTTGAGCAAAGCTTGAGTGCGGAATCCCTCGGCTCAGCAGACGAAGCGAACAAGTTGCAATTGATCAAAGATCGTGACAACATAATCGTCCTTATCCAAGAAATATTGAAACAAGAT ACTCAGCCAAAAATACGCTACGAGGCCTGTTGA
- a CDS encoding uncharacterized protein (predicted protein): MAKTRYQTSLTAEAEGDYPSFKQVNVLFEGLQDILYRLWTCRSSFMVQAAEALANGSRNPLWRLPYGQSGVLTFFLQLIASKEDVGTGLLLHALRLIGNSCADTDENRTIVVKGNYTSAIIQHLLNPELIKIVIPVIYNICIDFGEVN; encoded by the exons ATGGCAAAGACTAGATACCAAACCAGTCTAAcagctgaagctgaaggtgATTACCCTTCCTTCAAGCAAGTCAATGTTCTTTTCGAGGGCCTCCAAGATATTCTGTATCGACTCTGGACATGTAGGTCAAGCTTCATGGTGCAAGCTGCAGAGGCTTTGGCAAACGGAAGTAGGAACC CATTGTGGCGACTTCCGTACGGACAGAGTGGTGTTTtaactttttttctccaaCTTATTGCTTCAAAGGAGGATGTTGGTACTGGTCTGCTCCTTCATGCTTTGCGATTGATTGGGAACTCCTGTGCCGACACTG ACGAAAACAGAACAATTGTTGTGAAAGGAAACTACACTTCTGCTATCATCCAACATCTTCTGAATCCCGAACTCATAAAGATAGTAATACCTGTTATTTACAACATTTGCATTGATTTTGGTGAGGTAAATTGA
- a CDS encoding F-box domain protein (predicted protein) encodes MDPAVLDILTRFKDLKSTSARRALYHLLLEQMHPYEWREVRDRMNQVSFQKDILGTLPTEVAVQISRHLDLSEIHIFRRVSRRWNCLLSSRLFRDAVCHQYVGHNSRSIALESPDAFTQYAKQRVRLERGQPISKVLNRPYSPIPNATGLVGLDFSHGNYGWIEDAIVYVHNLHSNTTQSFCTENRDTFTALRISESIVAAITLHG; translated from the exons ATGGATCCCGCAGTACTCGATATCCTCACCCGGTTCAAGGATTTAAAGTCTACCTCTGCTCGCCGAGCTTT GtaccatcttctcctggagCAGATGCACCCTTATGAATGGCGTGAGGTGCGTGATCGCATGAACCAAGTTTCCTTTCAAAAGGACATCCTGGGCACTTTACCTACCGAGGTCGCTGTACAAATTTCCAGGCATTTAGATTTATCAGAAATCCACATTTTCCGAAGA GTCTCCAGACGATGGAATTGTCTTCTATCCTCTAGGCTATTCCGCGATGCTGTGTGCCATCAGTATGTCGGACACAACAGCAGATCCATTGCGCTGGAATCTCCAGATGCATTTACACAATATGCCAAGCAGCGTGTTCGTCTGGAACGTGGACAACCGATCTCTAAAGTCCTTAACCGACCGTATTCTCCAATACCAAATGCGACAGGCTTAGTTGGTCTTGACTTTTCGCATGGGAACTATGGATGGATTGAAGATGCGATAGTCTATGTCCATAACCTCCACTCGAATACGACGCAGAGTTTCTGCACCGAAAACCGAGATACATTCACTGCACTACGAATTTCTGAATCTATTGTAGCAGCAATAACACTGCACGGGTAA
- a CDS encoding xanthine phosphoribosyltransferase (predicted phosphoribosyltransferases), whose protein sequence is MSQKVYVTYNQVHKLCQSSADNILTTFHPNLMIAIGGGGYVPARILRSFLKRAGEPNIPIQAIGLSLYEDLGRGDAEEVPGTKVTRTQWLDLSSLEMANLIGKNILIVDEVDDTRTTLEYAVRELQKDVEQAQKQLGREGEKTNFFVFVLHNKNKSKKGVLPADMMESGRYHAAVTTDDVWICYPWEAKDIDEHDALAKENPLF, encoded by the exons ATGTCGCAAAAAGTTTATGTCACCTATAACCAG GTGCACAAGCTGTGCCAGTCTTCGGCTGATAATATCCTGACAACCTTTCATCCTAACCTTATGATTGCTATTGGCGGTGGCGGATATGTCCCTGCTCGTATTCTTCG ATCCTTCCTCAAGCGCGCTGGTGAACCCAACATTCCCATTCAGGCCATCGGCCTATCTCTCTACGAAGATCTGGGCCGTGGTGACGCCGAGGAGGTTCCTGGGACCAAGGTGACTCGGACACAATGGTTGGATCTTAGTTCTTTGGAGATGGCAAACCTTATTGGCAAGAACATACTCAttgtggatgaggttgacgaCACTCGGACCACTTTGGAATATGCGGTTCGCGAGCTTCAGAAGGATGTTGAGCAGGCACAAAAGCAGCTTGGACGGGAAGGCGAAAAGACgaatttctttgtcttcgtGCTTCAT aacaagaacaagtcCAAGAAGGGGGTACTTCCTGCGGATATGATGGAATCCGGTCGCTATCATGCTGCTGTCACAACTGACGATGTTTGGATCTGCTATCCATGGGAAGCCAA GGATATTGATGAGCACGATGCGTTGGCCAAGGAGAACCCTCTCTTTTAA